One genomic segment of Helianthus annuus cultivar XRQ/B chromosome 14, HanXRQr2.0-SUNRISE, whole genome shotgun sequence includes these proteins:
- the LOC110941995 gene encoding protein PSK SIMULATOR 1 isoform X1: MGARSSKSSTPKKGSSYANAYGSRDSKQSNFQDDSTPSRKETDNSTLERKQTKEEVVSPKKNATIFSSKEDEFYDGIPRIPAALSEKSRSRSFRVTALKAGSLGIGKAVDVLDTLGSSVKSLNSGSHFVTGPTTKGNELCILSFEVANTVMKGSSLMNTLSDRNIRHLKEVVFLSEGVQNLVSKDVDELLRIVAADKRAELKIFTGEVVRFGNRCKDPQWHNLDVYFEKQDRGLTRPKQFKVLPEVTMEQLLNLVQHTADLYRELSVLDKLEQDDQGGPNSTPTPKGRELYLMQTLKGQKKQVKLLKKKSLWSRSMEDVMEKLVDIVIYLNRQIKEAFESALSSACPNMQHKLGPSGLALHYANIVLQIDSIVSRSSPMTYIARSTLYQSLPPDIELSYRSRLTSFRVDKELDVPAIKAEIEKTLCWFSPIAINTAKAHHGFGWVGEWADTGSGGVRKPNGLNDINRVETFNHADKGPTEAYIVELLLWLNHLTNKMKIDAELEEVRSNPDSPKFANQRPSQTASANLTVASEEDEDEDERIVDHTEGSEETTVELPVVDFDPGHVTEKETIGGINGVEIEPVC; this comes from the exons ATGGGAGCGCGTTCGTCGAAGAGTTCAACCCCTAAAAAGGGGTCATCATATGCCAATGCATACGGATCTCGTGACTCGAAGCAATCAAATTTTCAAGATGACTCGACTCCTTCAAGAAAGGAAACCGATAATTCTACGCTTGAAAGAAAGCAAACGAAAGAAGAGGTTGTTAGTCCTAAAAAGAATGCGACTATATTTAGTAGCAAAGAAGATGAATTTTATGATGGGATACCTCGCATCCCTGCAGCTTTGTCTGAGAAATCAAGATCTAGAAGCTTCCGG GTGACTGCACTCAAAGCCGGTAGCTTAGGGATAGGAAAGGCGGTGGATGTATTAGACACTCTTGGAAGCAGTGTGAAAAGTCTAAACTCCGGTAGTCATTTCGTCACAGGGCCCACAACAAAAGGCAATGAACTATGTATTTTATCATTTGAGGTTGCCAACACTGTCATGAAGGGTTCTAGCCTTATGAACACTCTGTCAGATAGAAATATAAGGCATCTGAAAGAAGTAGTTTTTCTTTCCGAAGGCGTACAAAATTTAGTATCCAAAgacgtggacgagcttttaagaATCGTCGCAGCAGATAAGAG GGCCGAGCTGAAAATCTTTACGGGAGAAGTGGTTCGGTTTGGAAATAGATGTAAAGATCCTCAGTGGCACAATTTGGATGTTTATTTTGAGAA ACAGGACAGGGGACTTACCCGACCTAAGCAATTTAAGGTGCTACCAGAAGTAACAATGGAGCAATTGCTAAACTTGGTTCAACATACAGCT GATTTGTACAGAGAGTTATCCGTATTGGACAAACTTGAGCAAGATGACCAAGGAGGGCCTAATTCAACTCCAACTCCGAAAG GCCGTGAGCTGTATTTAATGCAAACACTGAAAGGCCAAAAGAAGCAAGTAAAACTCCTGAAGAAGAAGTCGCTCTGGTCTAGGAGTATGGAAGAT GTTATGGAAAAGCTTGTAGATATTGTCATCTATCTAAACCGACAGATCAAAGAAGCTTTCGAATCCGCAT TATCAAGTGCTTGCCCAAACATGCAGCATAAACTTGGACCCTCCGGTCTTGCGTTGCATTATGCTAATATTGTCCTTCAAATCGACTCGATA GTTTCTAGAAGCAGCCCTATGACTTACATTGCAAGAAGCACATTATACCAGAGCCTGCCACCTGATATAGAATTATCTTATCGGTCCAGACTAACTTCATTTCGTGTAGATAAAGAG CTCGATGTTCCCGCTATTAAAGCCGAAATTGAAAAAACGCTATGTTGGTTTTCTCCGATAGCCATAAACACAGCAAA GGCTCATCATGGATTTGGTTGGGTTGGCGAGTGGGCGGACACCGG TTCGGGAGGAGTAAGGAAGCCAAATGGGCTGAACGATATAAACCGGGTTGAAACATTTAACCATGCGGACAAAGGGCCAACAGAAGCTTATATTGTTGAACTATTGTTGTGGCTCAACCATTTGACAAATAAAATGAAGATTGATGCAGAGCTTGAGGAAGTGAGGTCAAACCCAGACTCCCCAAAATTCGCCAATCAGCGACCATCACAAACCGCTTCTGCAAACTTGACAGTTGCAAGCGAAGAAGATGAGGACGAGGACGAACGTATTGTGGATCATACAGAAGGAAGTGAAGAAACTACTGTCGAACTTCCGGTTGTTGACTTTGACCCGGGCCACGTAACTGAAAAAGAGACCATTGGTGGCATCAATGGTGTGGAAATTGAACCTGTGTGTTGA
- the LOC110941995 gene encoding protein PSK SIMULATOR 1 isoform X2, giving the protein MGARSSKSSTPKKGSSYANAYGSRDSKQSNFQDDSTPSRKETDNSTLERKQTKEEVVSPKKNATIFSSKEDEFYDGIPRIPAALSEKSRSRSFRVTALKAGSLGIGKAVDVLDTLGSSVKSLNSGSHFVTGPTTKGNELCILSFEVANTVMKGSSLMNTLSDRNIRHLKEVVFLSEGVQNLVSKDVDELLRIVAADKRAELKIFTGEVVRFGNRCKDPQWHNLDVYFEKQDRGLTRPKQFKVLPEVTMEQLLNLVQHTADLYRELSVLDKLEQDDQGGPNSTPTPKGRELYLMQTLKGQKKQVKLLKKKSLWSRSMEDVMEKLVDIVIYLNRQIKEAFESALSSACPNMQHKLGPSGLALHYANIVLQIDSIVSRSSPMTYIARSTLYQSLPPDIELSYRSRLTSFRVDKELDVPAIKAEIEKTLCWFSPIAINTAKAHHGFGWVGEWADTG; this is encoded by the exons ATGGGAGCGCGTTCGTCGAAGAGTTCAACCCCTAAAAAGGGGTCATCATATGCCAATGCATACGGATCTCGTGACTCGAAGCAATCAAATTTTCAAGATGACTCGACTCCTTCAAGAAAGGAAACCGATAATTCTACGCTTGAAAGAAAGCAAACGAAAGAAGAGGTTGTTAGTCCTAAAAAGAATGCGACTATATTTAGTAGCAAAGAAGATGAATTTTATGATGGGATACCTCGCATCCCTGCAGCTTTGTCTGAGAAATCAAGATCTAGAAGCTTCCGG GTGACTGCACTCAAAGCCGGTAGCTTAGGGATAGGAAAGGCGGTGGATGTATTAGACACTCTTGGAAGCAGTGTGAAAAGTCTAAACTCCGGTAGTCATTTCGTCACAGGGCCCACAACAAAAGGCAATGAACTATGTATTTTATCATTTGAGGTTGCCAACACTGTCATGAAGGGTTCTAGCCTTATGAACACTCTGTCAGATAGAAATATAAGGCATCTGAAAGAAGTAGTTTTTCTTTCCGAAGGCGTACAAAATTTAGTATCCAAAgacgtggacgagcttttaagaATCGTCGCAGCAGATAAGAG GGCCGAGCTGAAAATCTTTACGGGAGAAGTGGTTCGGTTTGGAAATAGATGTAAAGATCCTCAGTGGCACAATTTGGATGTTTATTTTGAGAA ACAGGACAGGGGACTTACCCGACCTAAGCAATTTAAGGTGCTACCAGAAGTAACAATGGAGCAATTGCTAAACTTGGTTCAACATACAGCT GATTTGTACAGAGAGTTATCCGTATTGGACAAACTTGAGCAAGATGACCAAGGAGGGCCTAATTCAACTCCAACTCCGAAAG GCCGTGAGCTGTATTTAATGCAAACACTGAAAGGCCAAAAGAAGCAAGTAAAACTCCTGAAGAAGAAGTCGCTCTGGTCTAGGAGTATGGAAGAT GTTATGGAAAAGCTTGTAGATATTGTCATCTATCTAAACCGACAGATCAAAGAAGCTTTCGAATCCGCAT TATCAAGTGCTTGCCCAAACATGCAGCATAAACTTGGACCCTCCGGTCTTGCGTTGCATTATGCTAATATTGTCCTTCAAATCGACTCGATA GTTTCTAGAAGCAGCCCTATGACTTACATTGCAAGAAGCACATTATACCAGAGCCTGCCACCTGATATAGAATTATCTTATCGGTCCAGACTAACTTCATTTCGTGTAGATAAAGAG CTCGATGTTCCCGCTATTAAAGCCGAAATTGAAAAAACGCTATGTTGGTTTTCTCCGATAGCCATAAACACAGCAAA GGCTCATCATGGATTTGGTTGGGTTGGCGAGTGGGCGGACACCGGGTGA